In Anaerolineales bacterium, the following proteins share a genomic window:
- the rpsT gene encoding 30S ribosomal protein S20, producing the protein MANIQSQIKRNRQNEKRRLRNRNIRGSARTAVNQARATIAKNVPETKETVMQAIRELDKSAGKGVIHANKAARLKSRLLKRLAALSAPAEK; encoded by the coding sequence TTGGCTAACATTCAATCTCAAATCAAACGGAACCGCCAGAACGAGAAACGCCGTTTGCGCAACCGCAACATCCGCGGCTCCGCCCGCACAGCCGTCAATCAGGCTCGCGCGACAATTGCAAAGAACGTGCCGGAGACCAAAGAGACGGTCATGCAAGCCATCCGCGAGTTGGACAAATCCGCCGGTAAAGGCGTGATCCACGCGAACAAAGCCGCCCGCCTCAAGAGTCGATTGCTAAAACGACTCGCCGCGCTGAGCGCTCCTGCCGAAAAGTAA
- the obgE gene encoding GTPase ObgE, which produces MFTDQVEIHVRSGKGGDGMVHFHREKFIPRGGPDGGDGGKGGDVVFEVRHTLNTLSAFRQNQKFKAEDGIKGGPSQMSGRAGKDLVIHVPPGTVLFDTETNEIIGDLTQPSQRLVVCKGGRGGRGNQHFATSRNQAPRTAEKGAPHEERRLRLELKLIADIGLIGVPNAGKSTLLSVLTNAKPKIAAYPFTTLEPNLGVAEIDVNASVVLADIPGLIEGASHGAGLGHDFLRHVQRTRVLVHLLDGLSEDPVADYSQINSELSLFDPNLAKKPQIVALNKIDQPDVQARLADIQKKFKKLKVELTTVSALARTNTRDLLVKAYQVLQETPAVESFAAPTPVYKPKEDPREFSVKREGAHEWRVTGAAIERAAKMTYWEHDGSVRRFQKIMETLGVEEALRQAGVQDGDTVAIGDFELEWQD; this is translated from the coding sequence ATGTTTACCGATCAAGTTGAAATTCACGTCCGCTCGGGCAAGGGCGGCGACGGGATGGTGCATTTCCATCGCGAAAAATTCATCCCGCGCGGCGGACCCGACGGCGGCGACGGCGGCAAAGGCGGCGATGTCGTCTTCGAGGTGAGGCACACGCTCAACACGCTTTCGGCATTCCGTCAGAATCAAAAATTTAAAGCGGAGGATGGAATCAAAGGCGGACCTTCGCAAATGTCGGGGCGCGCGGGCAAAGACCTTGTGATTCACGTCCCGCCCGGCACAGTTTTGTTCGATACAGAGACAAACGAGATCATCGGCGATTTGACTCAACCAAGCCAGCGGCTCGTCGTCTGCAAAGGCGGGCGCGGCGGACGCGGGAATCAACACTTCGCCACGTCGCGCAATCAGGCGCCGCGCACCGCCGAGAAGGGCGCGCCCCACGAAGAAAGACGCCTCCGCCTCGAATTGAAGTTGATCGCCGACATCGGCTTGATTGGCGTGCCCAACGCGGGCAAATCCACGTTGCTCTCGGTGTTGACGAACGCCAAGCCGAAGATCGCCGCGTATCCGTTCACCACCCTCGAGCCGAATCTCGGGGTCGCTGAAATTGACGTGAACGCGTCCGTCGTGTTGGCAGACATCCCCGGTCTGATCGAGGGGGCGAGTCACGGCGCGGGGCTGGGACACGACTTCCTGCGCCACGTCCAGCGCACGCGCGTCCTCGTCCATCTGCTCGACGGTTTATCCGAAGACCCTGTCGCGGATTACAGCCAGATCAATTCTGAGTTGTCGCTGTTCGACCCGAACCTTGCGAAGAAACCGCAGATCGTCGCGCTGAACAAGATTGACCAGCCCGACGTGCAGGCGCGGCTTGCGGACATCCAAAAGAAATTCAAAAAATTAAAAGTGGAGTTAACGACCGTCTCCGCGCTAGCGCGCACAAACACGCGAGACTTGTTAGTGAAGGCGTATCAGGTTTTGCAGGAAACTCCAGCCGTCGAATCGTTCGCCGCGCCGACGCCGGTCTACAAACCGAAGGAAGATCCGCGCGAATTTTCAGTGAAGCGCGAAGGCGCGCATGAATGGAGGGTTACTGGCGCCGCCATCGAACGCGCCGCAAAGATGACCTATTGGGAACACGACGGCTCCGTGCGGCGCTTCCAAAAGATCATGGAAACTCTCGGCGTGGAAGAGGCGCTTCGTCAAGCCGGTGTGCAGGATGGCGATACGGTCGCAATCGGCGATTTTGAGTTGGAGTGGCAGGATTAA
- the argS gene encoding arginine--tRNA ligase has protein sequence MFEQEQQLIEEKIKEYCAANGIALAPLKWTPIPFAGEWGTSTSFFQTAADEARVRPAVELLDEQKKLPVPQRAQEIAEQVKGQIGSVAGVSRVDAVKGYLNVYYKTSDYARRVVDEVLASRADFGRGAPKGERVMVEYAQPNTLHSFHIGHARNTILGEALARLTEFAGFETIRASYPGDLGLSVITVLWMYNKFYKEQEPQGVHERGQWLLKLYVEANVLLEKKENETPEQTAQREAYDAERREMYRKYDAGDPEVRELWRVTREWALDELREVLRILDVKIDVWFFESEVDEPSKAIVEELIAKGVADDERPQGGAVIVKIDEKLGLTKEKYRTNVILRSDGTTLYLTKDLALAKEKFEKYHVDRSIYVVDVRQSLHMQQAFAILKLWGFPQAEKCYHLGYGFVTLPEGAMSSRRGRVVLFKDVYDEAIKRALSVESERSGNVPEAERVKIAEQIGLGALVYSMLAVDNNKDIVFDINEALSFDGRTAPYIQNAHVRANSILKKAGIQVNTYTSTQGKNLFDYELEKHEIELIEQISQFPAKVQQAANEYRPLVMAQYAYDLANAFHSFYHAVPVLQSEDENIRSARLQLVMAAKQVIANALRLLDIQAPDVM, from the coding sequence ATGTTTGAACAAGAACAACAACTCATCGAAGAAAAAATAAAAGAATATTGCGCGGCAAACGGCATCGCGCTTGCACCGCTCAAGTGGACTCCGATTCCCTTCGCGGGCGAATGGGGAACGTCCACGTCGTTTTTTCAGACGGCGGCAGATGAAGCGCGCGTTCGTCCAGCAGTTGAACTGCTGGACGAACAGAAAAAGCTCCCTGTGCCGCAACGCGCTCAGGAAATCGCGGAACAGGTCAAAGGTCAGATTGGAAGCGTGGCGGGAGTCAGCCGCGTGGACGCGGTGAAGGGCTATCTCAACGTCTATTACAAAACATCCGATTACGCCCGCCGAGTGGTGGATGAAGTTCTCGCTTCGCGCGCGGACTTTGGGCGGGGCGCGCCAAAGGGCGAGCGAGTCATGGTGGAATATGCCCAGCCGAACACGCTCCATTCATTTCACATTGGGCACGCGCGCAACACGATCCTTGGCGAAGCGTTGGCAAGGCTAACAGAGTTCGCAGGGTTTGAAACCATCCGCGCTTCGTACCCCGGCGACTTGGGACTCAGCGTGATCACCGTGCTGTGGATGTACAACAAGTTTTACAAGGAGCAGGAGCCGCAGGGCGTACATGAGCGCGGGCAATGGTTGTTGAAGTTGTATGTGGAAGCGAACGTTTTGTTGGAAAAGAAGGAAAACGAAACACCCGAACAGACCGCCCAGCGCGAAGCGTACGACGCCGAGCGACGCGAGATGTATCGCAAGTACGACGCGGGCGACCCAGAGGTGCGCGAGTTGTGGCGCGTCACACGCGAGTGGGCGCTGGATGAATTGCGCGAGGTCCTGCGGATACTGGATGTGAAAATTGACGTTTGGTTTTTCGAGAGCGAGGTGGACGAACCCTCAAAAGCCATCGTGGAGGAATTGATCGCCAAAGGCGTCGCCGACGATGAACGCCCGCAAGGCGGCGCGGTGATCGTGAAGATCGACGAGAAACTTGGGCTCACCAAAGAGAAGTATCGCACGAACGTGATTCTGCGCTCGGACGGTACGACTTTGTATCTCACCAAGGATCTCGCTCTCGCGAAAGAGAAGTTCGAAAAGTATCACGTTGACCGTTCAATCTATGTTGTGGATGTGAGACAGTCGCTTCACATGCAACAGGCGTTTGCGATTCTCAAACTATGGGGCTTTCCGCAAGCGGAGAAGTGTTATCACCTCGGCTATGGCTTCGTGACCCTGCCCGAAGGCGCGATGTCCTCGCGGCGCGGACGCGTGGTGCTATTCAAGGACGTGTACGATGAAGCGATCAAACGAGCGCTTTCAGTTGAATCGGAACGAAGTGGAAACGTCCCCGAAGCCGAGCGCGTCAAAATCGCCGAACAGATTGGCTTGGGCGCGTTGGTCTATTCTATGCTCGCCGTGGACAACAACAAGGATATCGTCTTCGACATCAACGAGGCGCTCTCGTTCGACGGGCGGACGGCTCCGTACATTCAGAACGCACATGTGAGGGCGAATTCGATTTTGAAAAAAGCAGGGATACAGGTAAACACGTACACAAGTACACAGGGAAAGAATTTATTCGATTACGAGTTGGAAAAACACGAGATCGAACTGATCGAGCAGATTTCGCAGTTTCCCGCCAAGGTTCAACAAGCCGCCAACGAGTATCGTCCGCTGGTGATGGCCCAGTACGCGTACGATCTGGCGAACGCGTTCCATTCGTTCTATCACGCGGTTCCCGTCCTGCAAAGCGAAGATGAAAACATCAGGTCCGCGCGCCTGCAATTAGTGATGGCGGCAAAGCAAGTCATCGCTAACGCGTTGAGATTGCTCGATATTCAAGCGCCGGATGTGATGTAA
- a CDS encoding radical SAM protein, translated as MNPTIVKEDRKEIFWELTKSICPECRKVVDARILLRDGKVFIRKRCPEHGQFEALFFGDADLYVKIAPYNKPGTIPLEFATEVHDGCPLDCGLCPDHQQHACLGLIEVNQACNLDCPLCFANSGTHLAQDGFELTYEQVEFMIDRFIAAEGNPEVLQFSGGEPSLHPQIIEFIELANRKGIKYVMLNTNGIRIARDDRFLEALAKTKAHVYLQFDGFEARTNELIRGKADLIDIKLKALERLAKHDMRVVLVAAVERGINEHEIGRIVEFGLSHPAVFGVNFQPAFRAQRHIPADPLTRMTIPDVLKNLEEQTNGLIKLDDFVPVPCCMPTCNFVTYAMIEGDTVTPITRILDISYYLNYIKNRTMPALNDDLLKTLERLWSSSAKVGSDEAAQDITNMLKGKSNGNNGHSTVEETRAGQRCSSCHAHLPLSEHAPRDLGRHVFMINTRDFMDAHTFSVKNAMKCCVEFLIPDGRMIPFCTYNTVGYREQVTESLRNGEMAK; from the coding sequence TTGAACCCGACCATCGTCAAGGAAGACCGCAAGGAAATATTCTGGGAGTTAACCAAGTCCATTTGTCCGGAGTGTCGCAAGGTCGTTGACGCGCGGATTCTTCTGCGGGATGGGAAGGTCTTCATCCGCAAGCGTTGTCCGGAGCACGGACAGTTCGAGGCGCTATTTTTTGGCGACGCCGATTTATACGTCAAGATCGCGCCGTACAACAAGCCTGGGACGATTCCGCTGGAATTTGCGACCGAAGTCCACGACGGCTGTCCGCTCGATTGCGGACTTTGTCCCGATCACCAACAGCACGCGTGTTTGGGGTTAATCGAAGTCAATCAGGCGTGCAACCTCGATTGTCCGCTGTGCTTTGCCAATTCGGGGACGCATCTCGCGCAGGATGGGTTTGAGTTGACCTATGAGCAAGTGGAGTTCATGATCGATCGCTTCATCGCGGCAGAGGGCAACCCCGAGGTCTTGCAATTTTCGGGCGGCGAACCGAGTCTGCATCCGCAGATCATCGAGTTCATCGAGCTGGCGAACCGCAAGGGAATCAAATACGTGATGCTGAACACGAACGGCATCCGCATCGCCCGCGACGATAGATTTCTCGAAGCGCTTGCGAAGACGAAGGCGCACGTCTATTTGCAGTTCGACGGTTTCGAGGCGCGCACGAACGAACTCATCCGCGGCAAAGCGGACCTCATCGACATCAAACTCAAAGCGCTGGAACGGCTGGCAAAACACGATATGCGCGTCGTGTTGGTCGCGGCGGTCGAGCGCGGCATCAACGAGCACGAGATCGGGCGGATCGTCGAATTTGGGTTGAGTCATCCCGCTGTCTTCGGCGTCAACTTCCAGCCCGCGTTCCGCGCCCAGCGTCACATCCCCGCCGACCCGTTGACGCGCATGACCATCCCCGACGTGTTGAAAAATCTGGAAGAGCAAACGAACGGCTTGATCAAACTGGACGACTTTGTCCCCGTGCCGTGTTGTATGCCGACGTGCAACTTCGTCACCTACGCCATGATCGAAGGCGACACGGTCACGCCGATCACGCGCATCCTCGACATTTCGTATTATCTCAATTACATCAAGAACCGCACGATGCCCGCGCTAAACGACGACTTGCTCAAAACGCTCGAACGTCTGTGGAGCAGTTCGGCGAAGGTCGGCTCGGACGAAGCCGCGCAGGACATCACGAACATGCTCAAAGGGAAGTCGAACGGAAACAACGGTCATTCCACCGTGGAGGAGACGCGTGCCGGTCAACGTTGTTCGTCCTGTCACGCGCATCTGCCGCTCAGCGAGCACGCGCCGCGCGACCTCGGTCGGCACGTGTTCATGATCAACACGCGGGATTTCATGGATGCTCACACCTTCAGCGTGAAAAACGCGATGAAATGCTGTGTCGAGTTCCTCATCCCTGACGGGCGGATGATTCCCTTCTGCACGTATAACACGGTGGGTTATCGAGAGCAGGTCACCGAAAGCCTGCGGAATGGCGAAATGGCAAAATGA
- a CDS encoding cyclic 2,3-diphosphoglycerate synthase has product MPVKTIIMGAAGRDFHNFNTFFRGNKDYEVIAFTATQIPDISGRLFPAELAGDLYPSGIPIHAEEELTELIQKHNVEQVIFAYSDVPHEYVMHKAAMVNAAGADFRLMGTRYTQVKSSKPVVSVCAVRTGAGKSQVSRRVSLILREMGYVTAAIRHPMPYGNLIRQEVQRFTEYEDLDEAECTIEEREEYEPHLDNGVIVYAGVDYEKILRKAEAEVDIVLWDGGNNDFSFFKSDFRIVVADPHRPGHEIRYYPGETNVRMADVIVINKVDTAKPEDVLAVRESLRNLNPNAIQIEAASPLFVDDAESIRGKRVLVVEDGPSLTHGEMTYGAGFVAARRFGAKEIVDPRPFAVRSIKATYEKYPKTGPILPAMGYGEAQRKDLEETINNADVDMVIVGTPIDLKRIIKINKPNQRVRYELQEIGAPTLKDLLMKKFGAKK; this is encoded by the coding sequence ATGCCAGTCAAAACCATCATCATGGGCGCCGCCGGGCGCGACTTCCACAACTTCAACACCTTCTTTCGCGGCAACAAGGATTACGAAGTGATCGCCTTCACTGCGACGCAAATCCCGGACATTTCAGGACGCCTCTTCCCCGCTGAGTTGGCGGGCGACTTGTACCCCAGCGGAATCCCCATCCACGCGGAGGAGGAGTTGACCGAACTCATCCAGAAACACAACGTGGAGCAGGTTATCTTCGCGTACTCCGATGTGCCGCATGAGTACGTGATGCACAAGGCGGCAATGGTCAATGCGGCGGGCGCGGACTTCCGCTTGATGGGCACACGTTACACGCAAGTGAAATCGTCCAAGCCGGTGGTGTCGGTCTGCGCGGTGCGAACCGGAGCAGGCAAAAGTCAGGTTTCGAGGCGGGTATCGCTTATCTTGCGCGAGATGGGATACGTCACCGCGGCGATCCGTCACCCGATGCCCTACGGAAATTTGATCCGGCAGGAAGTCCAACGCTTCACCGAGTACGAAGACCTCGACGAAGCGGAATGCACCATCGAGGAGCGGGAGGAATACGAACCCCATCTCGATAACGGCGTGATCGTGTACGCGGGCGTGGACTACGAAAAAATTTTACGCAAAGCGGAAGCTGAAGTGGATATCGTTTTGTGGGATGGCGGCAACAATGACTTCTCGTTCTTCAAATCCGACTTTCGAATCGTCGTCGCAGATCCGCACCGCCCCGGACATGAAATCAGATACTACCCCGGCGAAACAAATGTCCGCATGGCGGATGTGATCGTCATCAACAAAGTGGATACCGCCAAACCGGAGGATGTCCTCGCGGTTCGCGAGTCGCTGCGGAATTTGAATCCGAATGCGATTCAGATCGAAGCCGCCTCGCCGTTGTTTGTGGACGACGCCGAATCGATTCGGGGCAAACGAGTATTGGTAGTGGAAGATGGTCCCAGTCTGACGCATGGCGAGATGACATATGGCGCGGGCTTCGTGGCAGCGCGGCGCTTCGGCGCAAAGGAAATCGTTGACCCGCGCCCGTTCGCGGTGCGTTCGATCAAAGCCACGTACGAAAAGTATCCGAAGACAGGACCCATCCTCCCGGCTATGGGATACGGCGAAGCGCAGCGAAAAGACCTGGAGGAAACCATCAACAATGCTGATGTGGACATGGTCATCGTCGGCACGCCAATTGATCTGAAGCGAATCATCAAGATCAACAAGCCGAATCAGCGCGTGCGCTATGAATTGCAGGAGATTGGCGCACCCACGTTGAAGGATTTGTTGATGAAAAAGTTCGGCGCAAAGAAGTAA
- a CDS encoding DedA family protein, translated as MSSDFLLTQVINYGAPLLGLIVFVGALGAPFPGTALVIAVGAFCRQGFLSWQITGLTAFVCVAFGDCLSYSMGFYASERVLRRFSNSEKWKQAEAAFDRWGGASVFWTRFLVTAIAVPVNLIAGVSRFQFRRFLLYELLGDAIWIFGYGSLGYLFGSQWEAISDLLSNVSGLTLGLVLLGIGVWLGIRLWKNIGAKRKIAET; from the coding sequence ATGTCATCCGATTTTTTGCTAACCCAGGTGATCAACTACGGCGCGCCGCTGCTCGGGCTGATCGTATTCGTCGGCGCGCTTGGCGCGCCTTTCCCGGGCACTGCCCTTGTGATCGCGGTGGGAGCCTTTTGCAGGCAGGGCTTCTTATCCTGGCAAATTACAGGGTTAACCGCTTTCGTCTGCGTAGCGTTTGGCGACTGCCTGAGCTACTCGATGGGTTTCTATGCCAGTGAGCGAGTCCTTCGTAGATTTTCAAACTCCGAGAAGTGGAAACAGGCGGAAGCCGCGTTCGACCGTTGGGGCGGAGCGTCCGTTTTTTGGACGCGCTTTCTCGTCACCGCGATCGCGGTCCCCGTTAATTTGATCGCGGGCGTCAGCCGTTTTCAATTCAGGCGCTTCCTTCTTTATGAACTGTTGGGCGATGCGATCTGGATCTTCGGCTACGGAAGCTTGGGCTATCTCTTCGGTTCGCAATGGGAAGCGATCAGCGACCTGCTCAGCAACGTCAGCGGTCTAACGCTGGGGTTGGTTCTGCTCGGCATCGGCGTTTGGCTGGGGATTCGATTGTGGAAAAATATCGGGGCAAAAAGAAAAATCGCTGAGACCTAA
- a CDS encoding Gmad2 immunoglobulin-like domain-containing protein, which translates to MVSRNPLKSVIARNLLATFLLLLFLIGCTPASPTGTSASPTSAPPPTDAPTPAPDYVAQIRNAQYQLGLPDSPRLVQLVDGKFEETGPTPADITSITVMDHIAHGDLNGDGVDEIAVAVAENYGGTGVFVFIAVYAEVSGQYVFQTSTLVDDRPAINSLSIENREVALNAITHDSEDPFCCPTLHNARHYRLINNQLQMSDYVTFTPDGKPRTITIESPANGSDAYSSVQVKGSVAISPFENTLAYRIYDVGGVELSAGSLMVTAPDLGAPGTFDETILLGGILSGATIRIEIQDISAKDGSLLAMDSVELVVK; encoded by the coding sequence ATGGTTTCCCGTAATCCCCTGAAATCTGTCATTGCGCGCAATCTCCTCGCGACATTCCTGCTCCTCCTCTTTTTAATTGGATGTACCCCCGCTTCTCCCACAGGGACATCTGCCTCGCCCACTTCAGCCCCTCCTCCCACCGACGCGCCCACGCCCGCGCCCGATTACGTCGCGCAGATTCGCAACGCGCAATATCAACTCGGCTTGCCCGATTCACCGCGCCTCGTCCAACTCGTGGATGGAAAATTTGAAGAGACCGGTCCCACACCTGCCGATATTACTTCGATCACCGTGATGGATCACATCGCACACGGCGACCTCAACGGCGACGGCGTGGATGAAATTGCGGTGGCTGTCGCGGAAAACTATGGCGGGACAGGCGTGTTTGTTTTCATCGCCGTCTATGCCGAAGTGAGCGGGCAGTATGTGTTTCAAACATCCACGTTGGTAGACGATAGACCCGCGATCAACTCCCTTTCCATCGAAAACAGAGAAGTCGCTCTTAACGCGATCACGCACGATTCGGAGGACCCGTTCTGTTGCCCGACGTTACACAACGCCAGGCATTATCGTCTCATCAACAATCAATTGCAGATGAGCGATTACGTCACGTTCACGCCTGACGGCAAACCGCGCACCATCACGATTGAATCGCCCGCGAACGGATCGGATGCGTACAGTTCGGTCCAAGTCAAAGGCAGCGTCGCTATTTCGCCGTTCGAGAATACGCTTGCCTATCGAATCTACGATGTGGGCGGCGTGGAACTTTCCGCCGGTTCGCTGATGGTCACCGCGCCCGACCTTGGCGCGCCCGGCACATTCGATGAAACGATCCTGTTGGGCGGCATCCTCTCCGGCGCGACGATCCGCATCGAGATTCAAGACATCAGCGCGAAGGACGGTTCGTTACTCGCGATGGATTCGGTTGAATTGGTTGTAAAATAA
- a CDS encoding cysteine hydrolase family protein, whose product MKTALLIIDIQNDYFPGGKFPLVKPLEAAKKAYELLQCFREHGGRHVHIQHISTEPDADFFIKGDSGSDIHDSVAHFEGEPIVYKHFPNSFLETNLVELLKEWDVQRVVVTGMMTHMCVDATARAAVDFGFDVIVAEDACASRDLEYGGTTIPADLVHKSFLAALTWYGKVMKTDEVIALLAGEMAK is encoded by the coding sequence ATGAAAACAGCCTTACTCATCATTGACATTCAAAACGATTATTTCCCCGGCGGAAAATTTCCATTAGTGAAGCCGCTCGAGGCGGCGAAGAAGGCGTATGAATTGCTTCAATGCTTCCGCGAACACGGCGGGCGGCATGTGCATATCCAGCACATCTCGACGGAACCCGACGCCGACTTTTTCATCAAAGGCGACAGCGGCTCGGACATCCATGATTCGGTGGCGCATTTTGAGGGCGAGCCGATCGTGTACAAGCATTTCCCCAACTCGTTCCTCGAAACGAATCTTGTCGAACTGCTGAAGGAGTGGGATGTTCAACGCGTGGTGGTCACCGGCATGATGACCCACATGTGCGTAGACGCCACCGCCCGCGCGGCTGTGGATTTCGGTTTCGATGTCATCGTCGCGGAAGACGCCTGCGCGAGCCGTGATTTAGAATATGGCGGCACAACAATTCCCGCCGATTTGGTCCACAAATCCTTTCTCGCCGCGCTCACATGGTACGGCAAAGTGATGAAGACGGATGAGGTCATTGCCTTGCTGGCGGGGGAGATGGCGAAATAA
- a CDS encoding CBS domain-containing protein has translation MPHLVRDWMSSPVVVVDSDTTVSYAMRLMRRRNIHSVLVAISVQNKEYGIVTTTDIRDKIVVADRNPAETKVGEIMSGPIITGKAEWTLAECSKVMHEHKFHHLPIADEHGTLVGMISATDIFMAVEETGWVDEYGG, from the coding sequence ATGCCCCACCTTGTTCGAGATTGGATGAGCAGTCCCGTTGTCGTCGTTGACAGCGACACCACCGTGTCCTACGCCATGCGGCTGATGCGTCGTCGAAATATCCATAGCGTTTTGGTTGCGATCAGCGTGCAGAACAAGGAATATGGAATTGTGACCACTACCGATATTCGCGACAAGATCGTCGTTGCGGACCGGAATCCTGCCGAGACGAAGGTTGGCGAGATCATGTCGGGCCCCATCATCACCGGCAAAGCCGAATGGACGCTCGCCGAATGTTCGAAGGTGATGCACGAGCATAAATTCCATCACCTGCCGATTGCCGATGAACACGGCACACTGGTCGGCATGATCTCCGCGACGGATATTTTCATGGCGGTCGAGGAGACCGGTTGGGTGGACGAATACGGAGGTTAA
- a CDS encoding ribonuclease H family protein yields the protein MPKQKFYVVWKGRKTGIFTSWAECEKQVKGFVGAEFKGFETRREAESAFQSKYEAFKGKASTSGKWRESEEPPILPSICVDAACKGSPGKMEYRGVETESGKEIFRAGPYPDGTNNVGEFLAIVRALTWLVKHKRKLPIYSDSENAIAWVEMGVCKTRLKHTGKNAIVFAMIRSAENWLAENELDDDAILKWNTGEWGENPADFGRK from the coding sequence ATGCCGAAGCAAAAGTTCTACGTCGTTTGGAAGGGACGCAAAACCGGTATCTTCACTTCGTGGGCGGAGTGTGAAAAGCAGGTGAAGGGATTTGTCGGCGCGGAGTTCAAAGGGTTTGAAACGCGCCGGGAAGCCGAGTCAGCCTTCCAGTCGAAGTATGAAGCGTTCAAAGGGAAGGCGTCCACGTCGGGGAAGTGGAGAGAATCCGAAGAGCCGCCGATCCTGCCATCCATCTGCGTGGACGCGGCGTGCAAAGGCTCGCCCGGTAAAATGGAATATCGCGGCGTCGAAACGGAATCGGGCAAGGAAATTTTTCGCGCGGGTCCGTATCCCGATGGGACGAATAACGTGGGAGAGTTTTTGGCAATCGTCCGCGCGCTGACGTGGTTGGTGAAACACAAAAGGAAATTGCCGATCTATTCGGATTCGGAAAATGCAATTGCGTGGGTCGAGATGGGCGTGTGTAAAACGCGGTTGAAACACACCGGCAAGAACGCGATCGTCTTTGCGATGATTCGCAGCGCCGAGAATTGGCTGGCGGAAAATGAGTTGGATGACGACGCGATCTTGAAATGGAACACGGGCGAGTGGGGCGAGAACCCGGCGGATTTTGGGAGGAAGTGA
- a CDS encoding prolipoprotein diacylglyceryl transferase: MSPVPILFTVGGVPIYSHGFFLLLALLAGLGWLTIEARRRKWTREEVIPITLAAFVGGMIGARISILFFNGFEYAPLVLNMYALFDPRIGPGSILGGVAGAYIGGYIASKAIGKESCSCDAFAPAMALATAVGRVGCFLSFEDGLGKPTTLPWGVPVPGEHYLVHPAPLYDMAFNLIWFGILLALRDHKWMQNGNLLKFGVAGYAFFRFFVEFVRNNRELAFGLTGQQFASAALFVAVVVYFVMNREKLFPTAQAAQ, translated from the coding sequence ATGTCCCCGGTTCCCATCTTGTTCACAGTTGGCGGCGTTCCCATCTATTCGCATGGTTTTTTTCTGTTGCTTGCGTTGCTGGCTGGCTTGGGCTGGCTGACAATCGAAGCCCGGCGGCGCAAGTGGACGCGGGAGGAAGTGATTCCGATCACGCTGGCGGCGTTCGTCGGCGGGATGATCGGGGCGCGGATTTCCATCCTGTTTTTCAACGGATTCGAATATGCTCCGCTCGTATTGAACATGTACGCGTTGTTCGACCCGCGCATCGGACCCGGTTCGATTCTCGGCGGGGTGGCTGGCGCGTACATCGGCGGCTACATTGCCAGTAAAGCGATCGGCAAGGAGAGTTGTTCGTGCGATGCATTCGCGCCCGCGATGGCGTTGGCGACGGCGGTCGGACGCGTGGGATGCTTTCTCTCGTTCGAGGATGGGCTGGGCAAACCGACGACTCTGCCGTGGGGTGTGCCGGTTCCCGGTGAGCATTATCTCGTCCACCCCGCGCCGTTGTACGACATGGCGTTCAATCTCATCTGGTTCGGAATCCTGCTTGCCCTGCGCGATCACAAGTGGATGCAGAACGGAAATTTGTTGAAGTTTGGCGTCGCGGGCTATGCCTTCTTCCGCTTTTTCGTGGAATTTGTCCGCAACAACCGCGAGCTGGCGTTCGGACTGACCGGTCAACAGTTTGCGAGCGCGGCGTTGTTTGTGGCGGTGGTCGTCTATTTTGTGATGAACCGCGAAAAGTTGTTCCCAACCGCGCAAGCGGCGCAATGA